A single window of Oncorhynchus clarkii lewisi isolate Uvic-CL-2024 chromosome 10, UVic_Ocla_1.0, whole genome shotgun sequence DNA harbors:
- the LOC139419783 gene encoding uncharacterized protein, protein MQWLEQELSEQCWQSSVHPDEALISVDTEDVKPDLLLVKEETIKDGPERIDLLSGWLEANRGDCATTLDSQTQTGAAKGPGDNITEQARTRGDILESAVHEDLLISSVAGGRDWTSEVAGHIPWPRIRIMDQEPSLFLPESDPGPNREGQRLHHHTEHNQRTGGLNNLRHGGHQRGSSLQPRPFSSQSQCRDGAGPGADGDRPSCSYDTNTTVSMMKRARHPGLQPSERVEGDSPDGNLTGSLSSLSGSRLMPSDWVHKRPGPGSSLPQLLHGYPTNTAHNPNNTQTMTRGGSSKTNHLSVVAPASTSPGVIGSQRGRQSIRGDADKPYACPTCGKRFAQSNYVKMHQTVHTKEKPFKCKLCYKSFSFLTNLTRHKSVHNGEKL, encoded by the exons ATGCAATGGCTGGAGCAGGAACTGAGTGAGCAGTGTTGGCAGAGCTCAGTCCACCCAGATGAAGCTCTCATA TCAGTAGACACGGAGGATGTGAAGCCTGATCTGCTGCTGGTCAAAGAAGAGACAATAAAGGACGGACCAGAGAGAATTGACctgctga GTGGTTGGCTGGAGGCAAACAGAGGAGACTGTGCGACCACCttggattcccagacccagacgGGTGCAGCGAAGGGCCCAGGGGACAACATCACTGAGCAGGCCAGGACCAGAGGCGACATATTGGAG TCTGCAGTCCACGAGGACTTGTTAATATCCAGTGTTGCTGGTGGGAGAGACTGGACCTCTGAGGTGGCTGGTCACATACCCTGGCCCAGGATCAGGATCATGGATCAGGAGCCGTCACTCTTTCTTCCTGAGTCGGATCCAGGACCCAACCGTGAGGGACAGAGACTCcaccaccacacagaacacaaccagCGGACAGGTGGACTGAACAACCTCAGACATGGTGGTCATCAGAGAGGCTCCAGTCTGCAGCCCAGACCCTTCTCTTCACAGTCTCAgtgcagggatggagcagggccTGGCGCTGATGGAGATAGACCCTCCTGTTCCTATGATACAAACACCACAGTATCCATGATGAAAAGAGCAAGACACCCTGGGCTTCAGCCTTccgagagagtagagggagactCCCCTGATGGGAATCTAACAGGAAGTTTGTCTTCTCTTTCAGGGTCTCGTCTAATGCCTAGTGACTGGGTTCATAAAAGGCCTGGGCCTGGGTCTAGCCTTCCTCAGCTACTTCATGGTTACCCTACCAACACAGCACACAATCCCAACAACACCCAAACAATGACTAGAGGAGGGAGCTCAAAGACTAACCACCTGAGTGTGGTGGCTCCTGCTTCTACCTCGCCTGGTGTCATTGGGTCACAGCGTgggaggcagagcattagggggGATGCCGACAAGCCATACGCCTGCCCCACATGTGGGAAGCGCTTCGCTCAGTCAAATTATGTGAAGATGCATCAGACCGTTCACACCAAGGAGAAGCCCTTCAAGTGCAAACTATGTTACAAgagcttctccttcctgactaaCCTTACCAGACATAAGAGTGTCCACAATGGGGAGAAATTGTAG